The Streptomyces pactum genome contains a region encoding:
- a CDS encoding ABC transporter ATP-binding protein: MAEASATEAGSPGQASGADDAVISTRALTKRYRGGQLAVDGLDLTVPAGSVFGFLGPNGSGKTTTIRMLMGLIEPTSGTARVLGRPMPRAARTVLPQVGALIEGPALYGFLSGRDNLLRYDAADPAADPRTRRERVAVALDRVGLAAAAGKKAKAYSLGMKQRLGLAAALLQPRRLLVLDEPTNGLDPQGMREIRALVRELASDGTTVFLSSHLLDEIEQVCTHAAVMAQGRLITQGPVADLAAGARGRLVVTTPDTGEAARVLKEHGAGDVAVAEDRVTAEPPDRDLADLNAALVAAGVRVRGFGVERASLEDAFVALTGEGFDVAG; the protein is encoded by the coding sequence GTGGCCGAAGCGTCCGCCACGGAAGCGGGGAGCCCGGGCCAGGCGAGCGGCGCGGACGACGCCGTCATCTCGACCCGGGCGCTCACCAAGCGCTACCGCGGCGGACAGCTCGCCGTCGACGGTCTGGACCTGACCGTTCCGGCGGGCAGCGTCTTCGGCTTCCTCGGTCCCAACGGTTCCGGCAAGACCACCACCATCCGCATGCTGATGGGCCTGATCGAGCCGACCTCGGGCACCGCCCGCGTACTGGGCCGGCCCATGCCGCGCGCCGCCCGCACCGTGCTGCCCCAGGTCGGCGCCCTCATCGAGGGGCCCGCCCTGTACGGCTTCCTCTCCGGGCGCGACAACCTGCTGCGCTACGACGCCGCCGACCCGGCCGCAGACCCGCGCACCCGGCGCGAGCGCGTCGCGGTGGCGCTGGACCGGGTGGGCCTCGCGGCCGCCGCCGGCAAGAAGGCGAAGGCGTACTCGCTCGGCATGAAGCAGCGGCTCGGACTCGCGGCTGCGCTGCTCCAGCCGCGCCGCCTGCTCGTCCTGGACGAGCCGACCAACGGGCTCGACCCTCAGGGCATGCGCGAGATCCGCGCGCTCGTGCGCGAACTGGCCTCCGACGGCACCACCGTCTTCCTCTCCTCCCACCTGCTGGACGAGATCGAGCAGGTCTGCACGCACGCCGCCGTGATGGCGCAGGGGCGGCTGATCACCCAGGGTCCGGTCGCCGACCTGGCGGCCGGGGCGCGCGGGCGGCTGGTGGTGACCACGCCGGACACGGGGGAGGCCGCCCGGGTGCTGAAGGAGCACGGAGCCGGGGACGTCGCGGTCGCCGAGGACCGGGTGACGGCGGAACCACCGGACCGCGACCTCGCCGACCTGAACGCCGCCCTGGTCGCGGC
- a CDS encoding LolA family protein → MAPIDSDDSTTAGAGEGLRSGRRRAARYVVPVAVMGVAAATIGLVPALADSGDPDLPEITAQQLIEKIAKSDVEQLSGTVKISTDLGLPDLGGLESGLMSGMSGGPGSGGDEDGSAADPSAKLTELVSGTHTLRVAADGPDRQKLSLLENAAEYSLIHNGKDVWGYDSESNEVYHSTASGSAEQPHKEAPVTPKDFADQALKAVDDTTSVTVDGTAQVAGRDAYRLVIKPKQDGSTVGAVSVAVDAKTGMPLKFTLTPSSGGAAVVDAGFTKVSFAQPDASTFDFTPPKGAKVTEADEAAEAAEHGREAGGGLAEEMDGLKGTDGLKVIGEGWNSIATFDTGGQGLPTASAGGDLGGFLGSFGDQVKGDFGSGTVFKTRLVNALITDDGKVYAGAVTKDALVKAADAAQ, encoded by the coding sequence ATGGCACCGATCGATTCCGACGACAGCACGACCGCCGGGGCGGGCGAGGGCCTGCGGTCCGGACGGCGCAGGGCCGCGCGGTACGTCGTCCCGGTCGCGGTGATGGGAGTGGCGGCCGCGACGATCGGGCTCGTCCCCGCGCTCGCCGACTCCGGGGACCCCGACCTGCCGGAGATCACGGCGCAGCAGCTCATCGAGAAGATCGCCAAGTCGGACGTCGAGCAGTTGTCCGGCACGGTCAAGATCAGCACGGACCTGGGCCTGCCGGACCTCGGCGGCCTGGAGAGCGGCCTGATGTCCGGAATGTCTGGTGGTCCGGGGTCGGGCGGGGACGAGGACGGCTCCGCCGCCGACCCGTCGGCCAAGCTCACCGAGCTGGTCTCCGGCACCCACACGCTCCGGGTCGCCGCCGACGGCCCCGACCGGCAGAAGCTGTCCCTGCTGGAGAACGCCGCCGAGTACAGCCTGATCCACAACGGCAAGGACGTCTGGGGCTACGACAGCGAGTCCAACGAGGTGTACCACTCGACCGCGTCCGGCAGCGCCGAGCAGCCCCACAAGGAGGCGCCGGTCACCCCGAAGGACTTCGCCGACCAGGCCCTCAAGGCGGTCGACGACACCACGTCCGTGACCGTCGACGGCACCGCGCAGGTGGCCGGCCGGGACGCGTACCGACTGGTGATCAAGCCCAAGCAGGACGGTTCCACGGTCGGCGCCGTCAGCGTCGCGGTGGACGCGAAGACCGGCATGCCGCTGAAGTTCACGCTGACCCCGTCGAGCGGCGGCGCGGCCGTCGTGGACGCGGGCTTCACCAAGGTCAGCTTCGCGCAGCCGGACGCGTCGACGTTCGACTTCACGCCGCCCAAGGGTGCGAAGGTCACAGAGGCCGACGAGGCGGCCGAGGCGGCGGAGCACGGCCGGGAGGCGGGGGGCGGCCTCGCCGAGGAGATGGACGGTCTGAAGGGGACGGACGGCCTGAAGGTCATCGGCGAAGGCTGGAACTCGATCGCCACCTTCGACACCGGTGGCCAGGGTCTGCCCACGGCCTCCGCGGGCGGCGACCTCGGTGGCTTCCTCGGCTCCTTCGGCGACCAGGTCAAGGGTGACTTCGGATCCGGCACGGTCTTCAAGACCCGTCTGGTCAACGCCCTGATCACGGACGACGGCAAGGTCTACGCCGGCGCGGTCACCAAGGACGCGCTGGTGAAGGCGGCCGACGCGGCCCAGTAG
- a CDS encoding polyprenyl synthetase family protein → MTVVGPFGLSVRDQALEADVQAGLVAVEEGLLEATKSEVPFITEAAQHLVRAGGKRFRPLLVMLSAQFGDPYAPGIVPSAVVVELTHLATLYHDDVMDEAAVRRGVASANTRWGNSVAVLTGDFLFARASQILADLGPEAVRVQALAFERLVTGQILETAGPQDGRDPVDHYLDVLGGKTGSLVAVSCRFGAMMSGADETVVDVLTQYGERLGVAFQLADDVLDIASDSRESGKTPGTDLREGIPTLPVLRLRERAARLGLAEDIALCELLDSDLSDDARHAEALRLLRAHPALEQARRDTVRYAKDARAALAPLRECEAKSALVELCDAVVHRAG, encoded by the coding sequence GTGACCGTCGTCGGGCCGTTCGGGCTGAGCGTGCGGGACCAGGCTCTGGAAGCCGATGTCCAGGCCGGATTGGTTGCGGTCGAGGAAGGGTTGCTTGAGGCAACCAAAAGTGAGGTTCCGTTCATCACGGAGGCCGCCCAGCACCTGGTGCGGGCCGGCGGTAAACGATTTCGGCCACTGCTGGTGATGCTCTCCGCCCAGTTCGGCGACCCCTACGCCCCCGGCATCGTGCCCTCGGCCGTCGTCGTGGAGCTGACCCACCTCGCCACCCTCTACCACGACGACGTGATGGACGAGGCCGCCGTGCGGCGCGGCGTGGCCAGTGCCAACACCCGCTGGGGCAACTCGGTAGCGGTCCTCACCGGCGACTTCCTGTTCGCCCGCGCCTCGCAGATCCTCGCCGACCTCGGGCCCGAGGCGGTCCGCGTGCAGGCCCTGGCGTTCGAGCGGCTGGTCACCGGCCAGATCCTGGAGACGGCGGGGCCGCAGGACGGCCGGGACCCGGTCGACCACTACCTGGACGTGCTGGGCGGCAAGACGGGCTCGCTGGTGGCGGTCTCCTGCCGGTTCGGCGCGATGATGTCCGGCGCCGACGAGACGGTCGTGGACGTGCTGACCCAGTACGGCGAGCGGCTCGGCGTCGCCTTCCAGCTCGCGGACGACGTCCTGGACATCGCCTCCGACTCGCGCGAGTCGGGGAAGACGCCCGGGACCGACCTGCGCGAGGGCATCCCGACCCTCCCGGTGCTGCGGCTGCGCGAGCGGGCGGCCCGGCTGGGGCTCGCCGAGGACATCGCGCTGTGCGAGCTGCTGGACTCCGACCTGAGCGACGACGCGCGGCACGCGGAGGCGCTGCGCCTGCTGCGCGCCCACCCCGCGCTGGAGCAGGCGCGGCGGGACACGGTCCGGTACGCCAAGGACGCCCGGGCGGCGCTGGCCCCGCTCAGGGAGTGCGAGGCGAAGTCCGCGCTGGTGGAGCTGTGCGACGCCGTGGTGCACCGGGCCGGCTGA
- a CDS encoding transglycosylase SLT domain-containing protein, producing MSANGQNRHARTARLARKLAVAGTGAAVLALPLIGATSASAATPAATTAATTATTAATTYPDNLDGWIRESLDIMAQHGIPGSYDSIHRNIMRESSGNPLAINNWDINAINGTPSKGLLQVIDPTFQAYHVEGTSWDPYDPVANITAACNYAADRYGSIDNVFGAY from the coding sequence ATGTCTGCCAACGGTCAGAACCGTCACGCCCGCACCGCCCGCCTCGCCCGGAAGCTCGCCGTGGCCGGCACCGGCGCCGCCGTGCTCGCCCTGCCGCTCATCGGCGCCACCAGCGCCTCCGCGGCCACTCCGGCCGCCACCACGGCCGCCACGACCGCCACCACGGCGGCGACGACGTACCCGGACAACCTCGACGGCTGGATCCGTGAGTCGCTCGACATCATGGCGCAGCACGGCATCCCCGGGTCGTACGACAGCATCCACCGCAACATCATGCGGGAGTCGTCGGGCAACCCGCTCGCCATCAACAACTGGGACATCAACGCCATCAACGGCACCCCGTCCAAGGGCCTGCTCCAGGTGATCGACCCGACCTTCCAGGCGTACCACGTCGAGGGCACCTCCTGGGACCCGTACGACCCGGTCGCCAACATCACCGCCGCCTGCAACTACGCGGCCGACCGGTACGGCTCGATCGACAACGTCTTCGGCGCGTACTAA
- a CDS encoding HAD family hydrolase, with translation MDRTAYSLVATDLDGTLLRGDDTVSDRSLAALARVAGAGARHLVVTGRPAPRVRSLLDRLGCTGLAVCGQGAQVYDAGEHRMLWSVTLDRELAETALGKIEAEVGQVHAAVDQDGVDGLTLIEPGYLMPHPTLPAVRVERRDALWSAPISKVLLRHPDLTDDELAATARAVVGSLATVTMSGPGTVELQPCGITKATGLAMAAERLGLGRRRTIAFGDMPNDIPMFDWAAHGVAMAGAHPELKAVADEITTTNEDDGVAVVLERVFGTS, from the coding sequence ATGGACCGCACCGCTTATTCACTCGTCGCCACCGACCTCGACGGCACGCTGCTCCGCGGCGACGACACCGTGTCCGACCGGTCGCTGGCCGCACTGGCGCGGGTGGCCGGAGCCGGTGCGCGGCACCTGGTGGTGACCGGGCGGCCGGCACCCCGGGTGCGGTCCCTGCTCGACCGCCTCGGCTGCACCGGGCTCGCGGTGTGCGGCCAGGGCGCGCAGGTGTACGACGCCGGAGAGCACCGGATGCTGTGGTCGGTCACCTTGGACCGGGAGCTGGCCGAGACCGCGCTCGGCAAGATCGAGGCCGAGGTGGGGCAGGTGCACGCCGCGGTCGACCAGGACGGCGTCGACGGCCTGACGCTCATCGAGCCGGGGTACCTGATGCCCCATCCGACGCTGCCCGCGGTGCGGGTCGAGCGGCGCGACGCGTTGTGGAGCGCGCCGATCAGCAAGGTGCTCCTTCGCCACCCCGACCTGACCGACGACGAGTTGGCGGCGACGGCGCGCGCGGTGGTGGGCTCGCTCGCCACGGTCACGATGTCGGGGCCGGGAACGGTGGAGCTCCAGCCGTGCGGCATCACCAAGGCGACCGGCCTGGCGATGGCCGCCGAGCGCCTGGGGCTGGGCCGGCGGCGGACGATCGCCTTCGGCGACATGCCCAACGACATCCCCATGTTCGACTGGGCGGCCCACGGCGTCGCCATGGCCGGCGCCCACCCCGAACTCAAGGCGGTGGCCGACGAGATCACCACGACGAACGAGGACGACGGCGTGGCCGTCGTCCTCGAGCGGGTCTTCGGTACCTCTTAG
- a CDS encoding GNAT family N-acetyltransferase, whose product MNSGRVRVLRPEELGEGERERWRELRAKSAAPRNPFMEPEFTGVVGRVRPRARVAVVYDGGEAAGFLPHERGPLGQGRAIGLGVSDCQGAVLRPGLAPDTRELLRACSLSSFAFDNLEAEQGLFVPHAAEEHTAYVIDVEQGYEAYESALRDRSPKFLKTTLAKERRLGRQAGEVRFVFDEHDPAALRTLMEWKSAQYRRTGRRDRFAQEWITRLVGRLARTRAPECTGTLSVLYAGGRPVAAHFGLRSATVMACWFPAYDPEFAKYSPGLVLHLRMAQAAAAEGIGMLDMGRGAAEYKDSLKTGGLSVYEGAATRAGAGAALHWLGREPARRAHGFVRDRPRLASLAVRTLRGAARLRRS is encoded by the coding sequence TTGAACAGCGGACGTGTGCGCGTGCTCAGGCCGGAGGAACTGGGCGAGGGGGAACGGGAGCGCTGGCGCGAGCTGCGCGCCAAGTCGGCGGCACCACGCAATCCGTTCATGGAACCGGAGTTCACCGGCGTCGTGGGCCGGGTAAGGCCGCGGGCGCGGGTCGCGGTGGTGTACGACGGTGGTGAGGCGGCCGGTTTCCTGCCGCACGAGCGCGGGCCTCTGGGCCAGGGCCGGGCGATCGGGCTCGGCGTCTCGGACTGCCAGGGCGCGGTGCTGCGCCCGGGCCTCGCCCCGGACACCCGCGAACTGCTGCGGGCCTGCTCCCTGTCGAGCTTCGCCTTCGACAACCTCGAGGCGGAGCAGGGGCTGTTCGTGCCGCACGCCGCCGAGGAGCACACCGCCTACGTCATCGACGTGGAGCAGGGATACGAGGCGTACGAGAGCGCCCTGCGCGACCGGTCGCCGAAGTTCCTGAAGACCACCCTCGCCAAGGAGCGCAGGCTCGGCCGTCAGGCCGGGGAGGTGCGCTTCGTGTTCGACGAGCATGATCCGGCCGCGCTGCGCACGCTCATGGAGTGGAAGTCGGCGCAGTACCGCAGGACGGGACGCCGGGACCGGTTCGCGCAGGAGTGGATCACCCGGCTCGTCGGACGGCTCGCCAGGACCCGGGCGCCGGAGTGCACCGGCACGCTGTCCGTGCTCTACGCCGGCGGCCGGCCGGTCGCCGCCCACTTCGGACTGCGCTCGGCGACGGTCATGGCCTGCTGGTTCCCGGCGTACGACCCCGAGTTCGCCAAGTACTCACCGGGGCTGGTGCTGCATCTGCGGATGGCCCAGGCCGCCGCCGCCGAGGGCATCGGCATGCTCGACATGGGGCGCGGTGCGGCGGAGTACAAGGACTCGCTGAAGACCGGCGGCCTGTCCGTGTACGAGGGGGCGGCGACGCGGGCGGGGGCGGGTGCCGCGCTGCACTGGCTCGGTCGCGAGCCGGCCCGCCGCGCGCACGGCTTCGTACGCGACCGGCCCCGGTTGGCGTCGCTGGCGGTAAGGACGTTGAGGGGCGCGGCCCGGCTGCGCCGGTCATGA
- a CDS encoding glycosyltransferase: MAGVRRARQQTRRETEREIEGFLSIGPVQVAELDLGAEDTEGTEITEGAQAAERAEDTAVAEGREGAALRPGPGSAPVTSGAVFLLVRRAGVPVGTVLGQVPEGADPTEVLAGLARELPRGEPPEPLPAPPSASVVVATRERADQLARALDSLLAQDHPDFEIVVVDNAPATEDTRELVERKYGERVRYLCEPVPGLAIAHNRGLAAVRGEVVAFTDDDVVADRRWLAELTAPFAADPRLGCATGLILPARLRTPAQVLLESHGGFAKGFTPRTYDPARPPADEPLFPFTAGRFGSGANMAFRTAVLRAVGGFDPATGAGTRARGGDDLYGFVRVLAQGQRLRYTPRALVWHHHRETWRDLETQAYGYGAGLTAYLTAILVNRPALLPAFLARVPGGLAHARGLTAVRATGGGADAAAEVPGGHDSRTHPWPRRLSRLQRRGMLYGPVGYLRARRALRTVGLEAR, from the coding sequence ATGGCCGGTGTGCGGCGTGCGCGGCAGCAGACACGGCGGGAGACGGAGCGGGAGATAGAGGGGTTCCTGAGCATCGGGCCGGTGCAGGTCGCCGAGCTGGATCTCGGGGCCGAGGATACGGAGGGTACCGAGATCACGGAGGGTGCCCAGGCTGCGGAGAGGGCCGAGGATACGGCGGTGGCCGAGGGTAGGGAGGGGGCGGCGCTGAGACCCGGGCCGGGTAGTGCTCCGGTGACGTCCGGTGCGGTCTTCCTGCTGGTCAGGCGGGCGGGGGTACCCGTCGGCACCGTACTCGGCCAGGTGCCCGAGGGCGCGGATCCCACCGAGGTGCTGGCCGGGCTCGCCCGGGAGCTGCCGCGCGGGGAGCCGCCCGAGCCGTTGCCCGCGCCGCCCTCCGCCAGCGTCGTGGTCGCCACCCGGGAACGCGCGGACCAGCTAGCCCGCGCGCTGGACTCGCTGCTCGCGCAGGACCACCCGGACTTCGAGATCGTCGTCGTCGACAACGCGCCCGCGACCGAGGACACCCGCGAACTGGTCGAGCGCAAGTACGGCGAGCGGGTGCGGTACTTGTGCGAACCGGTGCCCGGACTCGCCATCGCCCACAACCGGGGCCTCGCGGCCGTACGGGGCGAGGTGGTCGCCTTCACCGACGACGACGTGGTCGCCGACCGGCGCTGGCTCGCCGAGCTGACCGCGCCCTTCGCCGCCGACCCGCGCCTGGGCTGCGCCACGGGGCTGATCCTGCCCGCGCGGCTGCGCACGCCCGCCCAGGTGCTCCTGGAGAGCCACGGCGGCTTCGCGAAGGGGTTCACCCCGCGGACGTACGACCCGGCGCGTCCGCCCGCCGACGAGCCGCTGTTCCCGTTCACCGCCGGCCGCTTCGGCTCCGGCGCCAACATGGCCTTCCGTACGGCGGTGCTGCGGGCGGTCGGCGGCTTCGACCCGGCGACCGGCGCGGGCACGCGCGCCCGGGGCGGCGACGACCTGTACGGCTTCGTCCGCGTCCTCGCCCAGGGGCAGCGGCTGCGCTACACCCCGCGCGCGCTGGTCTGGCACCACCACCGGGAGACCTGGCGGGACCTGGAGACCCAGGCGTACGGCTACGGCGCGGGCCTCACCGCCTACCTCACGGCGATCCTGGTGAACCGGCCCGCGCTGCTGCCGGCCTTCCTCGCCCGGGTGCCGGGCGGGCTGGCACACGCGCGGGGGCTGACCGCCGTACGCGCCACCGGCGGCGGTGCGGACGCGGCGGCGGAGGTGCCGGGCGGGCACGACTCCCGCACCCATCCGTGGCCGCGGCGTCTGTCCCGGTTGCAGCGCCGGGGCATGCTGTACGGCCCCGTCGGCTACCTGCGGGCCCGCCGCGCCCTGCGTACGGTCGGGCTGGAGGCGCGATGA
- a CDS encoding polysaccharide deacetylase family protein yields the protein MDDPPSWIAEFTVTPKAFAAHLDAIVDSGMTPVTISVLADHLAGRAPLPPRPVLLTFDDGFADLPGPTAEALAGRALPATAYLTTGAIAPGGRSLLPPAPMMTLDKAAELERSGMEIGSHTVTHAQLDTLPAKGLAYELRTSKAVLEDALGHPVRHLAYPHGYNSAKVRSLSARAGYETATAVRHALSSDRDERYRIARLIVRRSHTVADVEAWLAGAGARIAPYRDGPKTVAWRWYRRGRAMVRGPEFAG from the coding sequence ATGGACGATCCGCCCTCCTGGATCGCCGAGTTCACCGTCACCCCGAAGGCGTTCGCCGCCCATCTGGACGCGATCGTGGACAGCGGTATGACGCCGGTCACGATCAGCGTGCTCGCCGACCACCTCGCCGGGCGGGCGCCCCTGCCGCCCCGGCCGGTGCTGCTCACCTTCGACGACGGCTTCGCCGACCTGCCCGGTCCCACGGCCGAGGCGCTGGCCGGGCGCGCGCTGCCCGCCACCGCCTATCTCACCACCGGGGCCATCGCCCCGGGCGGTCGCAGTCTGCTGCCCCCGGCCCCGATGATGACCCTGGACAAGGCGGCGGAGCTGGAACGTTCCGGCATGGAGATCGGCAGCCACACCGTCACCCACGCCCAGCTCGACACGCTGCCGGCCAAGGGGCTGGCGTACGAACTGCGCACGTCCAAGGCCGTACTGGAGGACGCCCTGGGGCACCCGGTCCGCCACCTCGCCTACCCGCACGGCTACAACAGCGCGAAGGTGCGGTCGCTGTCGGCCCGCGCCGGGTACGAGACGGCGACCGCCGTGCGGCACGCGCTCAGCTCGGACCGCGACGAGCGGTACCGCATCGCCCGGCTCATCGTGCGGCGGAGCCACACGGTCGCCGACGTCGAGGCGTGGCTGGCGGGAGCGGGCGCCCGGATCGCCCCCTACCGCGACGGTCCGAAGACGGTCGCGTGGCGGTGGTACCGGCGGGGGCGCGCCATGGTGCGGGGGCCCGAGTTCGCGGGGTAG
- a CDS encoding glycosyl hydrolase has product MRFTRPARRTTGDSTTTGQHRRPKAPGDPGRRRLLITSVTATCAVLVAVLALRDASGPADPADDAKCRPTELLVPPCGAWFGAFVPHDKSDLAEKVHAYEKNVGRRLDIVYTYHDMSAVTDTRREGQLLTEQEQRVGEDRMLLLSWESKWWGGTDRQQPTWKEIAAGGLDDSVIDVQAQRVKEYGQRTGKKVFLSFDLEMDTRTPDNGSPADYVRAYRHIHDRFRELGVDNVVWTWIITGYLNHADLFEKMYPGDEYVDWIGYNQYNYYLCHKADWLSFAETQHATHDWIRANLSDDKPLMLSEFGSAADPKRPGRQADWYARVPRVLKDLEGVKAALQWNYRDPGPHCNLAVANDRAWDSLREAAADPHLNQPLD; this is encoded by the coding sequence GTGAGGTTCACCCGTCCCGCTCGCCGCACGACCGGGGACTCGACGACGACCGGACAGCACCGCAGGCCGAAGGCTCCCGGGGACCCGGGCCGGCGCCGGCTGCTGATCACGTCCGTCACGGCCACCTGCGCGGTCCTGGTCGCGGTGCTCGCCCTGCGTGACGCCTCCGGCCCCGCCGACCCGGCCGACGACGCGAAGTGCCGCCCGACCGAGCTCCTCGTACCGCCCTGCGGCGCCTGGTTCGGCGCCTTCGTGCCGCACGACAAGTCCGACCTGGCCGAGAAGGTGCACGCCTACGAGAAGAACGTCGGCCGCAGGCTCGACATCGTGTACACATACCACGACATGTCGGCGGTCACGGACACCCGCCGGGAGGGACAGCTCCTCACCGAGCAGGAACAGCGCGTCGGCGAGGACCGCATGCTGCTGCTCTCCTGGGAGAGCAAGTGGTGGGGCGGTACGGACCGGCAGCAGCCCACCTGGAAAGAGATAGCCGCCGGCGGCCTGGACGACTCCGTGATCGACGTCCAGGCCCAGCGCGTCAAGGAGTACGGGCAGCGCACGGGGAAGAAGGTGTTCCTCTCCTTCGACCTGGAGATGGACACCCGTACCCCGGACAACGGCTCCCCGGCCGACTACGTACGGGCATACCGGCACATCCACGACCGGTTTCGCGAGCTTGGCGTCGACAACGTCGTGTGGACCTGGATCATCACCGGCTACCTGAACCACGCCGACCTGTTCGAGAAGATGTACCCGGGGGACGAGTACGTCGACTGGATCGGCTACAACCAGTACAACTACTACCTCTGCCACAAGGCGGACTGGCTCAGCTTCGCCGAGACGCAGCACGCCACCCACGACTGGATCCGCGCCAACCTCTCCGACGACAAGCCCCTGATGCTCTCGGAGTTCGGCAGCGCCGCCGATCCGAAGCGGCCGGGCCGGCAGGCGGACTGGTACGCGCGGGTGCCCCGGGTCCTGAAGGACCTGGAGGGCGTCAAGGCCGCGCTCCAGTGGAACTACCGAGACCCGGGACCGCACTGCAACCTGGCCGTGGCCAACGACCGGGCGTGGGACAGCCTGCGCGAGGCGGCCGCCGACCCCCACCTCAACCAGCCGCTCGACTGA